The following are encoded together in the Corynebacterium jeikeium genome:
- the dnaG gene encoding DNA primase produces the protein MAKGRIPERDIEAIREQTPIEEVVGEYVQLKPGGVDSMKGLSPFKDEKTPSFHVRPNHGYFHCFSTDQGGDVFKFLMLMEHMSFPEAVEACAERIGYRINYEGGRPGNREEPGTRRRLVAANKAAFEFYRKEFLGDAEGADVARNFLIERGFTMEHAEQFGCGYAPAGWDRLTKHLQQKGFTFKEIEAAGLGRMGKRGPIDRFHRRLLWPIRSVSGDVIGFGARKLFDDDKLGKYLNTPETMLYKKSKVLFGIDQAKRNIVAKHQAVVVEGYTDVMAMHAAGVDTAVAACGTAFGAEHLSALRRFMLDDQFFRGEIIYTFDGDEAGQKAAMRAFEGDQQFSGRSYVTVAPGGQDPCDVRIKRGDAAVRELVASRIPMFEFVIRTLIADYDTASIDGRVHALRRIVPVLAGIKDDALRDEYARQAAGWVGWDNPNDVLDQVRKEARKSGGQRPKLELKTGVGPAGAGGAGAGAGSAGAGSAGTGSGGGPNLHVVKGMERPNPNDDYLEGPREVMKLALQEPQLASTIFDLMPPESFVHPTYVAMAEAVASLGGAANSNGGAGWIERIAAQMKDPMGAAVVSELAVEDLHCLPERLPYYADAIMARMQERWVGSEIADMKSRMQRMRPDLQKEEYNALFADVIALEKYRRSLHERASDFGDFTR, from the coding sequence ATGGCTAAGGGCAGGATTCCGGAGCGGGACATCGAAGCAATTCGAGAGCAGACCCCCATCGAAGAAGTAGTGGGGGAGTATGTGCAGCTCAAACCGGGTGGCGTCGATTCCATGAAGGGTCTTAGCCCCTTTAAGGACGAAAAGACTCCCTCGTTCCACGTCCGCCCGAACCACGGTTATTTCCACTGTTTTTCCACGGACCAGGGCGGTGACGTTTTCAAGTTCCTCATGCTGATGGAACACATGTCCTTCCCTGAGGCCGTGGAGGCGTGCGCCGAACGCATCGGCTACCGCATCAACTACGAGGGCGGCCGGCCTGGCAATCGGGAGGAGCCCGGCACGCGGCGCAGGTTGGTCGCCGCGAACAAGGCGGCCTTTGAGTTCTACCGTAAGGAATTTCTTGGTGACGCCGAAGGCGCGGACGTTGCTCGCAACTTCCTGATCGAGCGCGGTTTCACCATGGAACACGCCGAACAGTTCGGCTGCGGGTATGCACCGGCCGGATGGGATCGGTTGACCAAGCACTTGCAGCAGAAGGGCTTTACGTTCAAGGAGATCGAAGCGGCGGGTCTGGGCCGTATGGGGAAGCGCGGTCCGATCGACCGGTTCCACCGCCGCCTTTTGTGGCCGATCCGTTCCGTCAGTGGGGACGTGATCGGCTTCGGCGCCCGCAAGCTCTTCGACGACGACAAGCTGGGCAAGTACCTGAATACGCCGGAGACAATGCTGTACAAGAAGTCGAAGGTGCTGTTCGGCATTGACCAGGCGAAGCGGAACATCGTGGCCAAGCACCAGGCTGTGGTGGTGGAGGGCTACACGGATGTGATGGCCATGCACGCCGCCGGAGTGGATACCGCGGTGGCCGCGTGTGGCACGGCCTTCGGTGCGGAGCACCTGTCTGCGCTGCGGAGGTTCATGCTGGACGACCAGTTCTTCCGTGGAGAGATCATCTACACCTTCGACGGTGACGAGGCCGGGCAGAAGGCGGCCATGCGTGCCTTCGAGGGCGACCAGCAGTTCTCTGGACGCAGTTATGTGACGGTCGCGCCGGGCGGGCAGGACCCGTGCGATGTGCGCATCAAGCGCGGCGATGCGGCCGTGCGCGAGCTGGTGGCCTCCCGCATTCCGATGTTCGAGTTCGTGATCCGCACTCTCATCGCGGACTACGATACGGCCAGCATCGACGGGCGCGTGCACGCCCTGCGGCGCATCGTGCCAGTGCTGGCGGGGATTAAGGACGACGCGTTGCGGGACGAGTACGCCCGCCAGGCCGCAGGCTGGGTCGGCTGGGATAACCCGAACGACGTGCTGGATCAGGTGCGCAAGGAGGCGCGGAAGTCCGGCGGGCAGCGGCCGAAGCTGGAGTTGAAGACCGGCGTCGGTCCTGCTGGCGCTGGCGGCGCTGGGGCCGGTGCGGGCTCGGCTGGCGCGGGTAGCGCAGGCACAGGAAGTGGGGGCGGCCCCAACCTGCATGTGGTCAAGGGCATGGAGCGCCCGAACCCGAACGACGACTACCTGGAAGGCCCCCGCGAGGTCATGAAGCTGGCTTTGCAGGAACCACAGCTGGCTTCCACCATCTTCGACCTCATGCCCCCGGAGAGCTTCGTGCACCCGACATACGTGGCGATGGCTGAGGCTGTGGCGTCATTAGGTGGGGCGGCGAACAGCAACGGTGGGGCCGGATGGATCGAAAGAATCGCGGCACAGATGAAGGACCCGATGGGGGCGGCGGTGGTCTCCGAGCTGGCGGTGGAGGACCTGCATTGCCTGCCGGAGAGGCTGCCGTACTATGCGGATGCGATTATGGCGCGGATGCAGGAACGTTGGGTGGGCAGCGAGATTGCGGACATGAAGTCCCGGATGCAGCGTATGCGCCCCGACCTGCAGAAAGAGGAGTATAACGCGCTGTTTGCGGATGTGATTGCGTTGGAGAAGTACCGCCGCTCGCTGCACGAGCGGGCCTCGGACTTCGGCGACTTTACGCGCTAG
- a CDS encoding type IIL restriction-modification enzyme MmeI codes for MENYALTLLLNSNPVAPLDRGSIGQHKWPKFVIVPDFEYLRLTKLGEDSWAQTFTVDELPDRIDQLIFLAGQETITTDEE; via the coding sequence TTGGAGAACTACGCGCTAACGCTTCTTCTTAATTCAAACCCTGTAGCGCCACTCGATCGCGGTTCCATCGGTCAGCATAAGTGGCCGAAGTTCGTCATCGTCCCCGACTTCGAATACCTCCGACTAACCAAGTTGGGCGAGGACTCCTGGGCACAAACGTTCACCGTTGACGAGCTACCCGACCGTATTGATCAACTGATCTTCCTCGCTGGACAAGAAACCATCACCACAGACGAAGAGTAA
- a CDS encoding ABC transporter ATP-binding protein, giving the protein MSNAPSKSTRSRLHDPLLLRGLAKLLTPQGQRLSKWFVFLSLLIGLLDGLAILVLVPLTKALVAGSPITPWLWTLLAIAVIAFVLRFFSTMFSYHTVLDFLRTAHQVIGDKLANLPLGWFGPSKTGGLSRLVSERYMAAGEVIAHQQGTIFRDGAALITLLVGAWIWNPRLGLIFLVIAPFSLAIMQLSGWIREKATDRALPANKALSNRVVEFASRQPALRAAGRSENFSLLHEALENDHKARVRELWQSTFALLLNGLVVQAFIVSFITIVASLAIDGAMSPLETVAVIGISLRFTRSLEQVGNAYVALDVGRVAIVETSAITDSPSLPEPTEPTPGDGSGSVELSNVTFAYDKKNVLNDVSFKVPPQTVTAIVGPSGSGKTTIARLISRFWDVNSGTVFVDGVDIRQLGTEQLMSKLSMVFQDIYLFDDSLIANIRVGRPDATDEEVYHAADLAGVTPIARRLGWQSPVGEGGRLLSGGERQRVSVARALLKNAPIVIFDEATSALDAENEANILASMEALRADSTFIVIAHKLDTIQSANQIVVLGSHGQVSQVGTHDELYGVPGIYQHFWKRREAARGWALTNSEG; this is encoded by the coding sequence ATGTCTAATGCACCATCGAAGTCAACCCGTTCGCGTCTGCATGATCCACTACTTCTACGTGGCCTAGCCAAATTGCTAACTCCACAGGGGCAGCGCCTCAGTAAATGGTTTGTATTCCTATCCTTGCTCATCGGCCTCCTCGACGGCCTTGCGATCCTCGTGCTAGTACCGCTAACGAAAGCACTTGTTGCCGGCTCCCCTATTACCCCCTGGCTGTGGACATTGCTAGCCATCGCAGTTATAGCCTTTGTACTGCGGTTTTTCTCCACCATGTTCTCCTATCACACAGTGCTGGACTTTCTACGCACTGCTCACCAGGTGATCGGCGATAAACTCGCTAACCTTCCCCTCGGATGGTTCGGCCCGTCGAAAACAGGTGGATTGTCTCGCCTAGTATCGGAACGCTACATGGCTGCCGGTGAGGTAATCGCCCATCAACAAGGCACTATTTTCCGTGATGGTGCAGCACTGATTACGCTACTGGTCGGTGCGTGGATTTGGAATCCGCGCTTGGGCCTGATCTTTCTGGTTATTGCCCCCTTCTCCCTAGCCATCATGCAGCTGTCAGGTTGGATTCGTGAAAAAGCTACCGATCGGGCACTTCCAGCGAATAAAGCGCTCTCCAATAGAGTCGTCGAATTTGCCAGTCGCCAACCGGCACTTCGCGCGGCAGGTCGTTCTGAAAACTTCAGTTTACTCCACGAAGCACTAGAAAACGATCACAAAGCACGGGTACGCGAACTATGGCAATCCACATTCGCATTGCTACTCAATGGCTTAGTAGTACAGGCATTCATCGTCTCGTTCATTACTATAGTTGCCAGTTTGGCTATCGATGGGGCAATGTCACCACTAGAAACCGTTGCCGTGATCGGTATTAGTTTGCGGTTTACCCGTTCATTGGAGCAGGTTGGCAATGCCTATGTAGCTCTGGACGTCGGGCGCGTGGCCATTGTCGAAACATCGGCGATTACCGATTCCCCGTCCCTGCCAGAGCCGACAGAACCAACCCCAGGTGATGGCTCCGGCAGTGTGGAACTTAGCAATGTTACCTTCGCCTACGATAAGAAAAATGTGCTAAACGATGTGAGTTTTAAGGTTCCACCACAAACCGTCACTGCAATTGTTGGCCCGTCTGGCTCCGGTAAGACCACCATTGCCCGATTAATTTCCCGCTTCTGGGATGTCAATTCCGGTACTGTATTCGTCGATGGGGTTGACATTCGCCAGTTGGGCACGGAACAGTTAATGTCCAAATTATCCATGGTTTTCCAAGACATTTATCTGTTCGATGATTCGCTAATCGCCAATATCCGCGTTGGCCGCCCCGATGCTACCGACGAAGAAGTTTATCATGCTGCCGATCTTGCTGGTGTAACCCCGATTGCCCGACGACTCGGTTGGCAATCCCCGGTGGGCGAAGGCGGCCGGCTCCTTTCCGGTGGCGAGCGCCAGCGGGTATCGGTAGCCCGTGCACTACTAAAGAATGCCCCCATCGTAATATTCGACGAGGCTACCTCAGCCCTTGATGCCGAAAACGAAGCGAACATTCTGGCTTCTATGGAAGCCCTGCGCGCAGACTCTACCTTCATTGTAATTGCCCACAAACTTGATACCATTCAATCTGCGAATCAAATCGTGGTACTGGGTAGCCATGGTCAGGTCAGCCAGGTGGGGACACATGACGAACTTTACGGTGTTCCTGGTATTTATCAGCACTTCTGGAAGCGCCGTGAAGCAGCCCGCGGTTGGGCGTTGACAAACTCCGAAGGCTGA
- a CDS encoding ABC transporter ATP-binding protein, with protein MDNVKEEKQNSSLADAARDRYKAGQVALKKLLSPVQPIIYGAQFLALLSSVLAVAPYVALVAMGNALFDGDVVHVRKIAQWLITAFLGQLFLYFLALLTTHLADAKLVGINRRKIVDRISQAPLAWFSQTTSGKVRKAVEDDTLTLHTLTAHAPVERIAAIVTPLSLLVYAFILDWRLGLLSITTVPIYLAIQAYSMKDMGTKTAEMDDLLAKVSATAVEFTEGISVVKAFGTVGKAHARYRDAAFRFADFYYEWVKPLLRFSAISESVIAVPVILIINVGGGVLLINAGKVTVAEVIATTLIALIIPGTIQTVGMMMWAYQLAGNAARRLDDVMNIPLVKEGTTELVTDKRDLKVAFHDVSFAYDSTHPVLHNFNATLEPGTVTALIGPSGSGKSTAATMLARFQDPDSGQVTIDGIDIRELTFASLYRTVAFVLQDPYLLRTSIRDNIRLSKPDASDELIWQAAEAAHIAEDIRALPAGLDTIVSDETFLSGGQQQRISIARAIVADPVILILDEATAATDPDCEAEIQAALTKLVADKTVLVIAHKPESVKGADQVIELDPVKEATNV; from the coding sequence ATGGACAATGTAAAAGAAGAAAAACAGAATTCTTCCTTGGCTGATGCTGCCCGCGATAGGTATAAAGCTGGCCAAGTCGCCCTGAAGAAACTCCTCTCCCCCGTGCAACCAATAATTTATGGTGCACAATTCCTCGCATTACTGTCCTCAGTACTCGCCGTGGCGCCTTATGTTGCACTAGTAGCAATGGGCAATGCACTGTTTGATGGAGATGTGGTCCATGTCAGAAAAATCGCACAGTGGCTTATTACTGCTTTTTTGGGGCAGTTGTTCCTATACTTTTTAGCGCTTCTCACCACCCACTTAGCAGATGCAAAACTGGTTGGCATTAACCGGCGCAAGATCGTAGATCGTATCTCTCAAGCACCGTTGGCATGGTTTAGCCAGACCACTTCCGGTAAGGTTCGCAAAGCCGTTGAGGATGACACATTAACCTTGCACACTCTCACCGCTCACGCACCTGTCGAACGGATCGCTGCGATTGTGACTCCCCTATCACTATTAGTGTATGCCTTCATTCTCGATTGGCGACTGGGTTTACTTTCAATCACCACAGTACCCATTTACCTAGCTATACAGGCCTATTCCATGAAGGATATGGGAACCAAAACCGCCGAAATGGATGACCTCCTCGCTAAGGTTTCTGCCACTGCCGTGGAATTCACTGAAGGAATTTCTGTAGTGAAGGCTTTCGGAACCGTTGGTAAAGCTCATGCTCGCTACCGGGATGCAGCATTCCGATTCGCTGATTTTTACTACGAGTGGGTAAAACCATTGCTGCGTTTCAGTGCTATTTCTGAATCCGTCATTGCCGTACCGGTCATCCTCATCATTAATGTCGGCGGTGGTGTATTACTCATCAATGCTGGCAAAGTAACTGTGGCAGAGGTCATTGCCACAACCCTCATCGCATTGATTATTCCAGGGACTATTCAAACCGTTGGTATGATGATGTGGGCTTATCAGCTAGCCGGTAATGCTGCACGGCGTCTAGATGATGTCATGAACATTCCCCTAGTAAAAGAGGGAACTACTGAGTTAGTCACCGACAAGCGCGACTTGAAGGTGGCGTTCCACGATGTGAGCTTTGCTTATGATTCCACCCACCCGGTTCTGCATAACTTCAACGCAACACTGGAACCCGGCACCGTGACCGCACTCATCGGGCCTTCTGGTTCTGGTAAATCCACCGCAGCCACAATGCTGGCGCGGTTCCAGGATCCGGATTCCGGCCAGGTCACCATCGACGGTATCGATATTCGCGAGTTAACCTTTGCCAGTCTCTACCGCACTGTTGCCTTCGTACTGCAGGATCCATATCTACTGCGCACCAGCATTCGCGATAATATTCGCTTATCTAAGCCCGATGCCTCCGATGAACTAATTTGGCAAGCCGCAGAGGCCGCACACATCGCCGAAGATATTCGCGCGTTACCAGCTGGGCTGGACACCATTGTCAGCGACGAAACTTTCTTATCAGGTGGTCAACAACAACGCATTTCTATTGCCCGGGCGATTGTGGCCGACCCAGTCATCCTGATTCTCGATGAGGCCACCGCGGCTACAGATCCCGATTGTGAGGCGGAAATTCAAGCGGCGCTAACCAAACTTGTAGCAGATAAGACTGTGCTGGTCATCGCACACAAACCAGAGTCCGTTAAGGGTGCCGACCAAGTAATCGAGCTTGATCCTGTCAAGGAGGCTACCAATGTCTAA
- a CDS encoding IS3 family transposase, translating into MIVDFLRTHRHLYSIERACRVLNEHEYTISPATFYRFQSRGFGPTAAELDEAYAAHRLFELWVANRRVYGRRKLWKAAHRAGWNIGRDQVQHLMKILGIAGVLRRKTTRTTIADPTAQRFPDRIQRAWSQAQRPDQWWVADFGPDLRIVDASGVRPLHTKQEKDKVRLPLVH; encoded by the coding sequence GTGATTGTAGATTTCCTCCGCACTCACCGGCACCTGTATTCCATCGAGCGGGCATGCCGCGTGCTCAACGAGCATGAATACACCATTTCACCTGCAACGTTTTACCGCTTCCAGTCCCGTGGTTTCGGTCCCACCGCCGCTGAGCTAGACGAGGCGTATGCCGCGCACCGGCTGTTTGAGCTATGGGTGGCTAATCGGCGGGTCTACGGGCGACGCAAACTATGGAAAGCCGCCCACCGGGCTGGTTGGAACATCGGCCGTGACCAGGTGCAGCACCTTATGAAGATCCTTGGAATCGCGGGGGTGCTCCGACGTAAGACCACGCGTACCACCATTGCTGATCCCACCGCGCAGCGTTTCCCGGATCGTATTCAACGGGCCTGGTCCCAGGCTCAGCGACCTGATCAGTGGTGGGTCGCTGACTTCGGGCCTGACCTCCGGATAGTAGACGCATCGGGGGTCAGGCCCTTGCACACAAAACAAGAGAAAGATAAGGTTAGGCTACCTTTAGTACACTAG
- a CDS encoding transposase: protein MEEKKTVVAVEQSAAEKDAELITLRKENARLKEANEILKLASAFFAQAELDRKLK, encoded by the coding sequence GTGGAAGAGAAGAAGACAGTCGTGGCCGTTGAGCAATCCGCTGCAGAAAAAGACGCGGAACTTATCACCCTGCGCAAAGAAAACGCCAGGCTTAAAGAAGCCAATGAAATTTTGAAACTGGCCTCAGCTTTTTTCGCTCAGGCGGAGCTCGACCGCAAACTGAAGTGA
- a CDS encoding IS3 family transposase (programmed frameshift) produces MPRKYSVEFKEKAVHQIIEMVRLESCSLQRAYTEVGELLGVSHHTLRAWYRDSASVRDDSDASGGETMEEELERLRRESRELKRANGILKTASGFFRSGTRPTHDQMISYIDTYKDQFGVEAICRVLKQADRGFITSRGYRKATTRVPSARALSDSLLIPEIQRVHAQNFSVYGIRKMWHAMNREGLHIGRDKTARLMKLAGVCGRRRGRTPVTTTSPKAPDYRPDLVQRNFRAQAPGRLWVADITYVRTLSGFAYTAFVVDVYSRKIVGVATRSTMRTDALPMEALEHALTTAGRIHGNQLIHHSDRGSQYVSLKYSTALAESGIRPSVGTVGDSYDNALAETVNGLYKAELIHAQGPWTSVGEVELATLRWVHWWNTKRLHEALDYATPQEVETEYYLTQPINTGA; encoded by the exons ATGCCTAGAAAGTATTCCGTTGAGTTTAAGGAGAAGGCGGTCCATCAGATCATCGAAATGGTTCGCCTGGAGTCCTGCTCACTGCAACGTGCCTACACGGAAGTCGGTGAGCTGCTTGGAGTATCTCACCACACGTTGCGGGCTTGGTACCGTGACAGCGCTTCAGTACGTGATGACTCTGACGCGTCAGGCGGCGAGACAATGGAAGAAGAGCTCGAGCGTCTGCGCCGAGAAAGCCGCGAACTAAAAAGAGCAAACGGGATTCTTAAGACTGCTTCGG GCTTTTTTCGCAGCGGAACTCGACCGACCCACGACCAAATGATCTCCTACATCGACACATATAAGGATCAGTTTGGGGTCGAGGCCATCTGCCGAGTCCTTAAACAAGCAGATCGTGGATTCATCACCTCACGCGGCTACCGCAAAGCCACCACACGTGTTCCCAGCGCAAGGGCCTTAAGCGACAGCCTTCTCATCCCAGAGATACAACGTGTGCATGCGCAGAATTTCTCGGTCTACGGCATCCGCAAAATGTGGCACGCGATGAACCGTGAAGGCCTTCATATCGGCCGCGACAAAACCGCTCGATTAATGAAACTAGCAGGTGTTTGCGGCCGCAGACGTGGACGAACCCCCGTGACAACGACTAGCCCGAAGGCACCGGATTATCGCCCAGACCTAGTACAGCGAAACTTCCGTGCACAAGCACCAGGAAGGCTGTGGGTTGCCGACATTACTTACGTTCGCACCCTGTCAGGATTCGCCTACACCGCGTTTGTCGTGGATGTCTACAGCCGAAAGATTGTTGGTGTTGCTACACGCTCGACGATGCGTACCGATGCGCTGCCCATGGAGGCTTTGGAGCATGCGTTAACGACTGCAGGGCGAATCCATGGAAACCAACTGATTCACCATAGCGATCGGGGCAGCCAGTACGTGTCACTGAAGTATTCCACCGCTCTCGCGGAATCCGGAATCCGGCCGAGTGTCGGAACAGTCGGAGATTCTTATGACAATGCTCTAGCTGAGACCGTCAACGGTCTCTACAAGGCGGAACTGATTCATGCCCAAGGCCCGTGGACATCGGTCGGAGAAGTCGAACTGGCCACCTTGCGGTGGGTGCATTGGTGGAACACTAAGCGGCTTCACGAAGCTTTGGACTACGCCACCCCACAGGAAGTAGAAACCGAGTACTATCTCACCCAGCCCATCAACACAGGGGCATAA
- a CDS encoding S-(hydroxymethyl)mycothiol dehydrogenase: MTTTVKAVISRAKNDPVELTDIVIPDPGENDVIVRIQACGVCHTDLAYRDGGITDDYPFLLGHEAAGVVEQVGDRVTHVEVGDYVVLNWRAVCGQCRACKKGEPKYCFDTHNASKKMTLADGTELEAALGIGAFAEKTLVHEGQCTKVNSEADPAVAGLLGCGVMAGLGAAVNTGEVKRGESIAVIGVGGVGMAAIAGAAVAGATKIIAIDISDAKLARAKEEFGATHTINSSGLSDDELVEKVQEINGGFGVDVAVDAVGLPQTYKQAFYVRDLAGRVVLVGVPTPDMTLELPFLDVFSHGGALKSSWYGDCLPERDFPMYVDLYQEGRFPLDRFVDDRISIDGVEDAFEKMKQGKVLRSVVEFK, encoded by the coding sequence ATGACTACCACTGTGAAAGCTGTAATTTCCCGCGCAAAGAACGACCCCGTCGAGCTGACCGACATCGTGATCCCCGATCCGGGCGAAAATGATGTGATCGTCCGCATCCAAGCTTGCGGCGTATGCCACACCGACCTGGCCTACCGCGATGGCGGCATTACGGACGACTACCCGTTCCTGCTGGGCCACGAGGCCGCTGGTGTGGTCGAGCAGGTAGGCGACCGCGTGACGCACGTGGAGGTCGGCGACTATGTGGTGCTGAACTGGCGCGCCGTGTGTGGCCAGTGCCGCGCCTGCAAGAAGGGCGAGCCGAAGTACTGTTTCGATACTCACAATGCGTCGAAGAAGATGACACTCGCCGACGGCACTGAGCTGGAGGCTGCTCTGGGCATCGGCGCCTTCGCTGAAAAGACGCTGGTCCACGAAGGACAGTGCACCAAGGTGAACTCCGAGGCCGACCCTGCGGTCGCGGGTCTGCTGGGATGTGGCGTCATGGCCGGTCTCGGCGCCGCAGTGAACACCGGTGAGGTCAAGCGCGGCGAATCCATCGCCGTCATCGGTGTAGGTGGCGTGGGCATGGCCGCGATTGCCGGTGCGGCTGTTGCGGGTGCGACGAAGATCATTGCTATCGATATTTCTGACGCCAAGCTCGCCCGCGCCAAGGAAGAGTTCGGCGCTACCCACACGATCAACAGCTCGGGGCTTTCGGACGATGAGCTGGTGGAGAAGGTCCAGGAGATCAACGGTGGATTCGGCGTGGACGTAGCGGTGGACGCCGTGGGTCTGCCGCAGACGTACAAGCAGGCCTTCTACGTGCGCGACCTGGCTGGCCGCGTGGTGCTGGTGGGTGTGCCGACTCCGGACATGACCCTGGAGCTGCCATTCCTGGATGTGTTTAGCCACGGTGGTGCGCTGAAGTCGTCCTGGTACGGCGATTGCCTGCCGGAGCGCGACTTCCCGATGTACGTGGACTTGTACCAGGAGGGCCGCTTCCCGCTGGATCGCTTCGTGGACGATCGCATCAGCATCGATGGCGTGGAAGATGCCTTCGAGAAGATGAAGCAGGGCAAGGTTCTGCGCTCCGTGGTGGAGTTCAAGTAA
- a CDS encoding MBL fold metallo-hydrolase: MSEQKFENPQIEQFETSGKFRLDGGEWDVDNNVYLLVNGDKCIVVDPAHDAQAVIDHVGGRTVEAILLTHAHNDHCELAPELAEKWGVKVYLHEDDRMLWEESNGDAPFTPIDVEDPLWAEWSVRLYHTPGHSPGCIVVEVPGQHALLSGDTLFNGGPGATGRKYSSFPRIIESLQSKVFILPHDLKVYPGHGDTTTVGAEAARIEEYIERGY; the protein is encoded by the coding sequence ATGAGCGAGCAGAAGTTCGAAAACCCGCAGATCGAGCAGTTCGAGACCTCCGGCAAGTTCCGCCTGGATGGCGGCGAGTGGGACGTGGACAACAACGTCTACCTGCTGGTTAACGGTGACAAGTGCATCGTGGTGGATCCGGCGCACGACGCGCAGGCGGTGATCGACCACGTGGGGGGCCGCACCGTGGAGGCGATCCTGCTGACCCACGCGCACAATGACCACTGCGAGCTGGCGCCGGAGCTTGCTGAGAAGTGGGGCGTAAAGGTCTACCTGCACGAGGACGACCGGATGCTGTGGGAGGAATCCAACGGCGACGCGCCGTTTACCCCGATCGACGTGGAGGATCCGCTCTGGGCGGAGTGGAGTGTGCGCCTGTACCACACGCCGGGACACTCGCCGGGTTGCATCGTGGTGGAGGTTCCGGGGCAGCATGCGCTGCTGTCCGGCGACACGCTGTTCAACGGTGGGCCGGGTGCGACGGGGCGGAAGTACTCGAGCTTCCCGAGGATCATTGAGTCTCTGCAGTCCAAGGTGTTTATCCTGCCGCACGATTTGAAGGTGTACCCCGGCCACGGCGATACCACCACGGTGGGCGCTGAGGCTGCGCGTATCGAGGAGTACATCGAACGTGGATACTGA